The genomic interval taagcgaaaataatatgcagtgctataatctttagtcccggttcttaaccctaaccgggtttaaaaagaatttggaaatagcgggaaaagatttttattcccggttgatgagaacaaccgggactaaagatatctttagtcccggttgttctcatcaaccgggagtaaagatccgggggtatatattttcccggtgcgccctcgtcttctccaccaacacttaacgTTTTtggccgatcgatctctctcggcctctctccttcaccgccactgcctagggcaaatccccgcaccgacgccgccgtatctcgccgtcgtctcgagctcgtcgtcctcgccgccgcctccgcctcctcctccgccaccgcatctctggggtgagagccgccgccgcctctcccttcatcgatctccgatctcgatctctctctccgtcgcgccgcccgccacgagaCGCCGTGCCACGACGatgccgcgccacgccgccgccggcacgccacgccgccgccttcgccgccgcgcgcgcaacgccttcgccgccacgccacgccgccgccttcgccgccgcgccacgccgccgccacatgcaacgccccgccgccgccgccgtcgcaacgccgccgccgccgccgccatgccgccgcgccAAGCGTCGGCCCGATGCCGCCACACCGCTGTTAACGaacacgtgaacgagaacgaacacgtcaacgtacgttgccgcgagaacgtgaacgagaacgagaacgatcgaacgaacgagagcgagaacgagaacgatcgaacgaattaacgtgaacgagaacgacaaTGAAtgtgaacgagaacgaacgtgaatgagaacgagcgaacgaacgtgaacgagctagggaacgtgaacgagcgaacgaacgtgaacgaacgtgaacgtgaaatgcaatatatatatatgttacttcgcatttatcctaatacatattttttgtatcttgcagaaaagacgtgttgtccgagtcgtccctcaagccggagtggaagagctagccctagaaggaattcgtgcaggcaagtgacgtaataatataaatgattgttatatttgtaatgcaattaagaatattagacttgtaattagacttaacatataagattgtgtagtgttctaatattatttgagttaaaatataagattattttattgcaaattagacttagtatgtaattattgactacggaattggtgcgactcctagcaattgactattgtagtcttaattagacttagtatatacgcacgaaacacttagcatacatgactattttagtcttagcatgtaatattatttgagttttaatataagattattttatttgtaattagacttactatataattattgactacggaattggtgcgactcctagcaattgacaattttagtcttaattagacttagtatatacgacagttacacttagcatacatgactctttcagtcttagcatgtaatattatttgagttttaacataagattactttatttgtaattagacttagtatgtaattattgactacggaattggtgcgactcctagcaattgactattgtagtcttaattagacttagcatatacgcacaaaacacttagcatatacatgattattttagtcttagcatgtaatattatttgagttttaatataagattattttatttgtaattagacttagtatataattatttactagctagggttatataatatacgtcacctagacttagcttatatcacgatttgtaattagacttagcacgtaaggttgtgtagggttctaatgtactacatttacacttagcatacatgacttagattgttaaaacataaatgtctcgtgacttagcagatgtttcttgtatcaacagatggctgaccacgatgaggaacagatattgtatgatacaatcgcggagggaagcagccagtactggaatgaagaagagaggaacgaggatccaaaccagtacttgaacgaggaagggaacgtggagagggatgcggaggggaaccagcaggggcacgtggaaagggatgtggaggggaaccaggaggaggaggctagtggtagtcaacccttcgttggacagaagagggcacgcgggcaatgaggtgcagcgaagaagcttgagggtcggcacatcataatggaagtggaagaagatggacatCCTAGTGCCCCAgccgaagccgccaagaactatgtacgtcacagcggttgggttgtgcgggataacgtgcctgtcagtacggtgtactggcgaagaacaagggcacgcggagatcatgagagctttgtcctagattcggagaaagagatgctgtggaccacaatgctcgagacattcacccttcctgcGGGTACAGAgaacaaagtgaaaaggtggactctgaagaaaatggcagaacagtttcagagcttcaagggagatctgtaccagaagtatatcctgaaggggcagacaccgaacttcgacacattcccaaagctaagggatcactgggacgagttcgttgtatataagacaggtgaacaagggcaggtgatgatggaaagaaacaaagaaaatgccgccaagaagaagtaccatcaccacttggggtcaggaggctatagcgtcgcgatgccgaagtgggaggagatggaggctagcttgattgagaggagtatcgaaccggcaaccgccaattggccggaacgatcgaagttctggtactatgctcatggtggaacgctcaacccagctgatggctcactggtcttcggcgatcagatacgagaggctgcgcgatgactaacagatgcagtggaagcctcctctcagggcacgttccgaccggacagagatagggacgagttgacactcgccctgcagactccagagcatccaggacgaacacgagggaaaggggtgattccttggagaTGAGCGCTTGTCAAGCCCGAGCtggtgcagtccctacccacacaaatgtacaagttccatcagctgtacatggagatgagcgccaccggtagagagatgatcggagcgaggatcagggacccggacttcttgcaaggagatgatattctctagatcaatttcaagggaatctacgaagtataccagctggacgccctcgacgtctctattatgagttgctggattttgtaagtatatcgttcagttatatttcttaattactacgtctcctttaattaattaggtccttgtatataagtaaactatataaaataaaatactcccttttatcgttgtagaatggagattcaaagggaccgacggcggagggttttcgatactggattcatcgaccctcggagagtaaacgtcgcaatgctcgaccaatatccacaagaaacagaggacaatctcgtccatctcctgaaggcgcagcattacaagacgttcatactgttgccgtacaacacagagttagtttaattttactgtcttcctacataccaaatttcattcccgtacgaacttgctaagtgtttcatatgtaatacatcccacgcacattgcagattccactgggtgcttttactcttcgaccaaTCGGCCTGCActgtcaacgtatatgactcaatggataaaaaagagtctacgtttgacaaggttttcgaacttatagacatgTACTGgtataagttcctctgttaattaagaaattcttgttatgttaattatttctactacgaatcatatctttaaactccatgtagggcttggtatcggttccatcatttggtccgcggcaactggagagaaagacttaggcagaggttcaaatttcctgtgagtacacatgctctacatttatatttctccgattcaaattaatacatacaagtgtatattaattagatctcacgctgttaatttgtcatttatttgtagtgcgcaaagcaaaagcagggaactaacttgtgcggctactacgtgtgcgagtattgccactgccttgcagaccaaatcatcaccacaagagagctcgatgtacgtacaaataaattcaaaatttcattacgtaacgatttcttgtttaattactaatcaatttcatacattcatatagtttattcgcatgagggataacctgaccacacacaaggaatttatcgcggcggttcaagaacaactcatgggattcatcaacgaagaaatccttgatcccaagggtgaattctactacgacggaaatacaattcaccggtccttagcttctgagctagcagcgagtactactactacgtcgaaatcgtagctagctaagacatataatggattgtaattaatacatgactacatatgtttctatatgcatgtgtacacattttctataatgtaaatatattttggtcatatatatatatatatatatatatatatatatatatatatatatatatatatatacacacacacacacacacacacacacatatatgcatttgcataacatatatatgtacaaatacatatatattatgcatgtacatatgtactgaaccatatatacatataatataatataatataatatatatatatatatatatgtatgtatgcatatatatgtattgaaacatatatatgcatggtttatatatatatataaaccatgcagcaacagggccatgcaaaaaaaaaaggtcagctcgatctttagtcccggttggtaagatcgatctttagtcccggttatttcacccaggactaaagatagcgatctttagtcccggatcggtactcccggtttggaaactggaactaaagggggttacaaaccgggacaacaaagggtttctccaccagtgaacaataataagattaagataactttcacccgttgcaacgcacagatattttttctagtagatATAAATTGGAGAAAAAACATATGGTAATACTGCCGACAATATCAACTTGGGGCATCATAAACTTAACTCTTGAATGGAGATGCTTCATCAATCATGATTCAGAAATTATTTCTTCCTTGGTCACGAATATAAAGACGGTCGAAGAGATAATTAATCACAAAGGATAGctttaacaagaaaaaaaagtaaacggATGAATTTCTGGACAGTAAGGAATTAGGATGAATTAAGATGCTACTATAAATTAAGCTCCAATGATGGGCTTGACAGCCGGCGCTTCTTGAACGGCAAAGGGCtctgcacctcctcctcctctccccacctTCTGACGCCAGCGGCCACCGTGTCCGGCACCGGTTTCAGGTTGAGGTCAAAGTTCCTCACGCTCGACGACCCGGAACCTGACGCCGAAGCCGTGACCGACACCACCGACAGCCCGTCCCAGTAATGGCACCTCTTGTGCCCTCCGAGCGCCTGCCCCGTCGCGAAGGTACGGTGGCAAACCGAGCACCTGTGCCTGCCGCCGCCCGACGTtgttgtcgtcgtcgacgacgaggctGTGTCctcggccgacggcggcggcggcgcgtcgatTACGTGCATGGGCAACGCGGCCGTCGGCGGCTTGCGGTGGCTGGCCTTGTGCCCGCCGAGCGCTTGGTGCGACGGGAAGGCCTTGCCGCAGACGGAGCACCGGAACCGAAGAAGCTCGCGTTCCGGTGCCGGCGGTGCCATGTCGATCTGCTGTTTCTGCGCCGGCCACTGACCCCCGACGCCCGCCTGGGCGAGCGCCATGAGGCAGAGGGAGACGTAGTCATCGTGGGTCATGTTGGTCACCATTTTTGTATGATGCGCGTGAACTGAAAGCTAATTCTAAGATCGATATGCTGCTCTGCCCTGGATACGTTATGTGCTCTTGGTTTGGAGAATTGTGTGGGAGTGatcgaacatatatataatacatgcatcaatgcttgtttgtatatatatttgtgtggCAGAGTTGGTAGATCCGTAGATGCATGGACGAAGAAAGGCGTGAGAGAGAAGTAGTCATGGGTCAAAGTAGCACGAGGGCGGACGTGAACCTTGAAAGAGATGCATGCACGCATCCATGAATGCATCCTGTTGTGTCGGGCCGGACAATGAATTTATAATATAGTGATGGTGATTTTTGTCCGGAACGGTTAAGATATGGATCTAACCTAAACCATTTCTATGGAGTTTCTTGATCCATATTGTTTTATATGTTTAATCCACCATGAGTTATTATATTTATAGGTTATTCATCGATGTTCAAATGGATGAGTTGCATTATTTATAAACCGAGAAATTCATATTACATGTGTGCAAAACTCtgactaaaaatttttaaactcacgTTTACACTATTATAAAAACTTGTCAAATTCAGTTAATTCTTTTAGGGATGATTtgttataatgaaaaataactTTGTAAAAAATTGAGCCATTTATACATTTGGGATCCATAAGCATTACTAATAGGTCAAGAATTCATagtacatgcatgtatgtaaaACTTGGactcaaaatttttaaactcacgtttataatatataacttgctagatttatttaaattttgtatacaGAGAAGCAAGTATATATACAATTTAAATCATTTATACATGTGAGTCATTTTGAATCGAATGGTTTCAATGGTTTGATTCGATTTGGTCTATTTACACTTTGGAGCGATCCATAAAGAGATTCAACGGATAAATGAAACGAATGTAACCATTCCAATCCTGAGCAGCCCTCCTAATTCGAATTCTTCGGTGATGTACTGCTTTCTGTGCCCTGAATTCCAATGCTAAGAGTTTCCCTTCGGCAGCATACGAATAGCAAGCATGCTAATTTAGTCAAACGTCTATACCCTCTGATAATTTACATAAGAAAAACATGCGTCGCCACTAACTGGCACGTGCCATTTAAATTGAGTTTTGATGTCTTATTACTGATTAGAAATGTATGACCAGTCATTTTTACCTTCGGAATCATTCTGCCGTACTTTGAAGTTTTGCGTGGTTAATCCATAGATCATTGGAATTGAGCTATCCGCAAAAGTCAAAACCAAAATAACTTGCGATATACTCCGTTCACTTTAGAGTAaagttcctctcaaaaaaaactttagagtAAAGTGCATGGGTGGTCCATAAACTTGTACGGGTGTGTCACCTATGTCCATAAACtcttaaaatgtatttttagatCCGTCGTACTTGTCTCGGGTGTCATGTGGGTCTAAATAGGCTCCAACCCTCTAcgtgtgctgacgtggcatgccatcGTGATGCCTATGTGTCAGTAGATCCCATATGTCAgtcacatatagaaaaaaattaagaacattttttttctcctttcctttttcatttatttttcaaatttaaaaacatcattttctcctctctctctctctctctctccctcctctctttttaaatttcatttttttatgtgtctgacatgtggatcccactgACACGTAACCGTCACTGTGGTATACCACGTCTTCTCACAAAGCGGGTTAGAGCTCATTTGGACTTATATGATACATAAGACAAGTTGAGAGActcaaaaaattattttgagagTTCAGAGACCTTAGTGACACACCTGAACAAATTTAGAGACCGCCCATGCATTTCACTCTTCATTTTTATATTATCAGTTatttttgatctttttcctagtaaattatttttaaaagtttgatcattttttttaaaaaaatactaacgtCTAAAagatcaaattaattttattaaatctaaagttgcattatatattttaataatatgtttgttttgtgttgaaaatactactgtgttttcaataaatttgatcaaccttatattataaaatggagggagtagatcaaTCGTATCCAATGAACAATATTGCCCATCTAATCTGCATAATGAAAAATATAGCAAAAGGTATTCCGGAATTAGCTAGCACAGTTAGTGGCGACGCATATTTTGCTTTCAATACTTATTACTCccaattaacaaaaaaaaacggAGCACTTTTCTGACGACTGTAATATAATATTTCATATTTGTACGCATGCATAAAACATGTACAAATCATGCATGGCGGCTTAGCTAGTGTTAACGTTCTTCTCGTCTTATATATAGCTAGCATCGTGGTACCTGTtgctttaatttaatttgctcCTATTTAGGACTTGGGAGTGGCACGTTTTGTTAAACTTATATAGTACTTGACTTTTCATAGATCGAAGGGTTCACGAAAGTGACATCAGTCAACAAGGACGGATATGATGCTGCTAGGAAGTTTTCAAGTAGTAGATCAGAACGGGGTTACGGGACTGGGCCCCGCCGTATATAGCAAACTCACTTGAGATCAACTATGGCCGTGTTATAATTGTCTGACCACATCCACAAGTTCCGTCTTATTGCCATCTTTTACTCACTGTAAAAGGAAAAGCAACATATACGAGAGATGCCTCATTACATATACGCGTTCCTATAACCGTCTCAGAAAAGTGTATCAAAAATGGTTCTGGAAACACCGTCCATGATTAAGGCTGCTGCATGATGAGAGCTTCTCAAAACGTACTGCACCCatcagtaaaaatatttttgcagatAATTTTATTAGAGGATCATTCACTCTATATTGAAcaacatattttaaatttattacatattttatactccctccattccataatataaggcacaaccacttttcttagaagttccataatataaggcatgcatgcaagcatgcaattaactatgacatcttctccattaaattattacttttttaaatcctccagtCTCATGTTATTTaatcctattggatgcatgcattatatttattatgatgatccaaactacaagatgataataattatttcttggtctttagattaagggtggttgtgtcttatattttggaacggagggagtactagcatCTAAACATGATCCAGAGTTATAACTATCAGCCCTCTCCATTTTTCTTCACTCCCCTTCGCCTATCTCAACACTGCCGCAACCATATCCCATACCTAACaagcttctcctctctccccttctctcgccACAACTCCCTTTTTGTGTCCATTGTCTCCCAACTCTACACTCCCTACCACCCTAGCTAGCTTCTCCCTTTGATCCCAGTGTACACCTTGCATCCACCCATTGAGCCTCTAGCCCATGCTCTTCTCTCCCTTAAAAGTTATGGTCTGGCCACTATATTCATCAAGGAAGGTGAATAGCTAGGGGACATGATGTGGggtaaattttgaaaacatggAGGCTTGCCTGAACTTTTGGACAGGCCAAACACCCTCTACAACATATTTTTGGAAGTCTGTGTTAGGCTTACAATGTTTGTAAAATCTATAGCTGATTATAAGCCATGGAgctaaaaaattatttgtggaaaaactttatatatgtgttattagTGACTTAAAGCCAATGctgtaaaataaactactaTAAACATcaaaataaactctaaaattatgtTTAAAACATTAAATTTTGGTGGCGACTGATAAGCTGAGGAGCAAAAGATGGagttaataaaataaattggttTAGAATTTTGACATTTGAAATGCAGGAATGAAAACACACTTATTAGAAGGAACCAAATTTAGGTTGTTGCGTGTTCTTCATATGAGTTTTTCGTGTGCTACCGGACTTCAAAATATTACTTTTCAATAGTtggaaaatattaaattagattttttttgatgGTATAAACAGCAGAATAAACTTCTACTGTGCTATATTAAAAATGATATAAAATTTACACAAAAGATTACAGAAAGGATttacaaagaagaagaagaaatggaaGAAATTACAAAAGAGATTACAAAAAAGAATAGATTAAGTAACATTGTGTATCCATGATTGCCAGAAGGGTTTGTCTAATTCTTTTACTCTATGCTTATGCTGACTAAATTCCTCCTTGAAATCTGCTTTCCATTTGACGAAATTAACTTGCACATTGTTCAATATGAGATCATTTCTTTGCTCCAAATATTCTAACACCCGATTGCTATAACTTCCATGAAGGATGTGTGTGAGAAGTTGTTTCTTGTGGTGTATATTGTTTTATGAACTCCATGTTTAGATTCCAGTTTAGGGCTAGTGTAATTCTAGCATTCTTGAGCAAAGGGACATGTGAAAAAGAGGTGTAAAGAGTACTCTGCGGTTGTCATATTGCATGTTACA from Oryza glaberrima chromosome 3, OglaRS2, whole genome shotgun sequence carries:
- the LOC127768513 gene encoding zinc finger protein 36-like, yielding MVTNMTHDDYVSLCLMALAQAGVGGQWPAQKQQIDMAPPAPERELLRFRCSVCGKAFPSHQALGGHKASHRKPPTAALPMHVIDAPPPPSAEDTASSSTTTTTSGGGRHRCSVCHRTFATGQALGGHKRCHYWDGLSVVSVTASASGSGSSSVRNFDLNLKPVPDTVAAGVRRWGEEEEVQSPLPFKKRRLSSPSLELNL